A genomic region of Denticeps clupeoides chromosome 9, fDenClu1.1, whole genome shotgun sequence contains the following coding sequences:
- the usp9 gene encoding ubiquitin carboxyl-terminal hydrolase 9X isoform X2, with the protein MTATTRGSPVGGNESQGQGQAPDGQSQPPLPQNQTSSPNSSNENSPVSPPDDQGQGECPPQLEEEEPAFPHADLAKLDDMINRPRWVVPVLPKGELEVLLEAAIELCKKGLDVKCEACQRFFRDGLTISFTKILTDEAVSGWKFEIHRCIINNTHRLVELCVAKLSQDWFPLLELLAMATNPHCKFHIYNGTRPSETVPAGVQLAEDELFARPPDPRSPKGWLVDLINKFGTLNGFQILHDRFMSGQALNVQIIAALIKPFGQCYEFLTLHTVKKYFLPIIEMVPQFLENLTDEELKKEAKNEAKNDALSMIIKSLKNLASRVPGQEDTVKNLEIFRLKMILRLLQISSFNGKMNALNEVNKVISSVSYYTHRHGNPEEEEWLTAERMAEWIQQNNILSIVLRDSLHQPQYVEKLEKILRFVIKEKALTMQDLDNIWAAQAGKHEAIVKNVHDLLAKLAWDFSPEQLDHLFDCFKASWTNASKKQREKLLELIRRLAEDDKDGVMAHKVLNLLWNLAHSDDVPVDIMDQALSAHIKILDYSCSQDRDTQKIQWIDRFIEELRTNDKWVIPALKQIREICSLFGEAPQNLSQTQRSPHVFYRHDLINQLQHNHALVTLVAENLSAYMESMRQFSKAEHADFDPQTVRPGSRYSHVQEVQERLNFLRFLLKDGQLWLCAPQAKQIWKCLAENAVFLCDREACFKWYSKLMGDEPDLDPDINKDFFENNVLQLDPSLLTENGMKCFERFFKAVNCREGKLVAKRRAYMMDDLELIGLDYLWRVVIQGSDDIASRAIDLLKEIYTNLGPKLQANQVEIHEDFIQSCFDRLKASYDTLCVLDGDKDSINCARQEAIRMVRVLTVLREYITECDSDYHEERTILPMSRACRGKHITLIVRFPNQGRQLDDLDIWSHTNDTIGSVRRSILNRIKANSTHTKIELFIGGEIVDPADDRKLIGQLNLKDKTLITAKLTQVSANMPSSPDSSSDSSTGSPGNHGNHYSDGPNPEVESCLPGVIMSLHLRYISFLWQVADLGCNLNMPLLRDGARVLMKLMPPDSSTVESLRAVCLDHAKLGENSLSPTLDSRFFGPSPSQVLYLIEVVYALLMPASGTLGEDASDFQYNFLKSGGLQLVLSMLTRNNFLPNADMETRRGAYINALKIAKLLLTAVGFGHVKAVAEACQPPTEGTVPVSPINQATHDQALVLQNALQNIPNPSSECMLRNVSIHLAQQISDENFFQASKYIPDICVIRAVQKIIWASGCGSVQLVFSSNEEISKIYEKTNAGNEPDMEDEQVCCEALEVMTLCFALMPTALDAMSKEKAWQTFIIDLLLHCQSKSVRQMAQEQFFLMATRCCMGHRPLLFFITLLFTVLGSTAKERAKHAGDYFTLLRHLLNYAYNSNINLPNAEVLLNNEIDWLKRIRDEIKRTGETGVEETILEGHIGVTKELLAFQTPEKKFYIGCEKGGANLIKELIDDFIFPASNVYLQYMKSGEFPTEQAIPVCSTPATINAGFELLVALAVGCVRNLKQIVDVLTEMYYTGCEALTEWEYLPPVGPRPTKGFVGLKNAGATCYMNSVIQQLYMIPPIRNGILAIEGTGSDVDDDMSGDEKQDNENNVDPRDEVFSYHHQFDKPSLSKAEDRKEYNIGVLRHLQVIFGHLAASRLQYYVPRGFWKQFRLWGEPVNLREQHDALEFFNSLVDSLDEALKALGHPAMLSKVLGGSFADQKICQGCPHRYECEESFTTLNVDIRNHQNLLDSMEQYVKGDLLEGANAYHCEKCNKKVDTVKRLLIKKLPPVLAIQLKRFDYDWERECAIKFNDYFEFPRELDMEPYTVAGVAKLEGSDVNPENQVIQQNEPSDPEPPCSSRYRLVGVLVHSGQASGGHYYSYIIQRGEGGGSEGERNRWYKFDDGEVTECKMDDDEEMKNQCFGGEYMGEVFDHMMKRMSYRRQKRWWNAYILFYERIDSLDKDSELVKYISELSFSSKPHQVKMPGAIECSVRKQNVQFMHNRMQYSLEYFQFIKKLLTCNSVYLNPPPGQDHLLPEAEEIAMISIQLAARFLFSTGFHTKKVVRGPASDWYDALCILLRHSKNVRYWFAHNVLFSYTNRFSEYLLECPSAEVRGAFAKLIVFIAHFSLQDGPCPSPVASPGPSSQACDNLSLSDHLLRAVLNLLRREVSEHGRHLQQYFNLFVMYANLGLAEKTQLLKLSVPATFMLVALDEGPGPPIKYQYAELGKLFTVVSQLVRCCDVTSRMQSSINGNPPLPNPYGDPNITQPIMPLQQLVAEILFVRTSYVKKIIEDCSNSEETIKLLRFCCWENPQFSSTVLSELLWQVAYSYTYELRPYLDLLLQILLIEDSWQTHRIHNVLKGIPDDRDGLFDTIQRSKNHYQKRAYQCIKCMVALFSNCSVAYQILQSNGDLKRKWTWAVEWLGDELERRPYTGNAQYTYNNWSPPVQSNETSNGYFLERSHSARMTLAKACELCPEECHLTKHEVVSEEDAVRKPSSPQQLLPGEVAGQQQHSEPDEQEAPDDQDSSPPEETSLYPNSPGTQYQQNNHPHGQPYTGPAAQHMNNPQHPGPRAQENWEPPEEVPPQQTKE; encoded by the exons ATGACGGCCACGACGCGTGGCTCTCCAGTCGGGGGAAACGAGAGTCAGGGACAGGGCCAGGCTCCTGACGGCCAGTCCCAACCCCCACTACCCCAGAACCAG ACATCCTCCCCGAACTCCTCCAATGAGAATTCCCCAGTGAGCCCTCCTGATGATCAGGGCCAGGGGGAATGTCCTCCCcagttggaggaggaggagccagcTTTCCCCCATGCCGACCTAGCCAAGCTAGATGACATGATTAACAG ACCCCGCTGGGTTGTTCCAGTTCTCCCAAAGGGTGAATTAGAAGTTCTCCTTGAAGCTGCCATAGAGCTTTGTAAAAAAG GACTTGATGTCAAGTGTGAAGCATGCCAGAGGTTTTTTAGAGACGGCCTGACAATTTCCTTCACGAAAATACTGACAGACGAGGCTGTTAGTGGATGGAAGTTTGAAATCCAT AGATGCATCATAAACAACACACACCGTTtggtggagctgtgtgtggcCAAGCTCTCTCAGGACTGGTTCCCCCTTCTCGAGCTGCTGGCCATGGCCACCAACCCCCACTGTAAGTTCCACATCTACAATGGTACCAGGCCCTCCGAGACGGTGCCCGCGGGTGTTCAGCTGGCCGAAGACGAGCTGTTTGCTCGCCCGCCTGATCCTCGCTCTCCGAAG gGCTGGCTGGTGGATTTAATAAACAAATTTGGCACGTTAAACGGGTTTCAGATTCTGCACGACCGCTTTATGAGTGGCCAGGCGCTGAATGTTCAGATCATTGCTGCACTCATCAA GCCTTTCGGGCAGTGCTATGAGTTTCTCACATTGCACACGGTGAAGAAGTACTTCCTTCCCATTATAGAAATGGTTCCTCAATTCCTAGAAAACCTCACAGATGAGGAGTTGAAAAAGGAGGCCAAGAATGAAGCCAAAAACGATGCTCTGTCTATGATAATCAAATCTCTGAAGAACCTGGCATCGCGAGTACCAGGGCAGGAGGACACAGTGAAGAATTTAGAAATTTTTAGGTTAAAAATGATTCTTAG GTTATTGCAAATTTCTTCTTTTAATGGCAAAATGAATGCACTAAATGAAGTAAACAAGGTGATATCCAGCGTGTCCTACTACACGCATCGTCATGGTAatccagaggaggaggagtggctGACCGCTGAACGGATGGCG GAGTGGATTCAGCAGAACAACATTCTGTCAATTGTGTTGCGGGACAGCCTGCACCAACCTCAGTATGTGGAAAAGCTTGAGAAGATCCTGCGCTTTGTCATAAAAGAGAAGGCCCTTACAATGCAGGACCTGGACAACATCTGGGCAGCCCAG GCGGGAAAGCACGAGGctattgtaaaaaatgttcatgatctTCTGGCAAAGCTGGCTTGGGATTTCTCCCCCGAGCAGCTGGATCATCTCTTTGACTGCTTTAAG GCAAGTTGGACCAACGCAAGTAAAAAGCAGAGAGAGAAGCTCCTGGAATTGATCCGTCGGTTGGCAGAAGACGATAAGGATGGAGTGATGGCTCACAAAGTTTTGAACCTGCTGTGGAACCTGGCCCACAGTGATGACGTCCCAGTTGACATCATGGACCAGGCACTTAGTGCTCACATTAAGATCTTGGACTACAGCTGCTCTCAG GATCGAGATACACAGAAAATCCAGTGGATTGACCGTTTCATCGAAGAGCTGCGAACCAACGACAAGTGGGTGATCCCTGCCCTGAAGCAGATACGTGAGATCTGCAGCCTATTTGGAGAGGCTCCTCAGAATCTGAG CCAGACACAAAGGAGCCCCCATGTCTTCTATCGCCATGACCTGATAAAccagctgcagcacaaccatgCCCTGGTCACATTGGTGGCTGAGAACCTGTCTGCATACATGGAGAGCATGAGGCAGTTTTCCAAAG CAGAGCATGCTGATTTTGACCCACAGACCGTGAGGCCAGGAAGCCGATATAGTCACGTGCAGGAGGTCCAGGAGAGGCTCAACTTCTTGAG GTTCCTATTGAAGGATGGCCAGCTGTGGCTGTGTGCTCCTCAGGCCAAGCAGATCTGGAAGTGCTTGGCGGAGAATGCAGTGTTCTTGTGTGACAGAGAGGCCTGCTTTAAATGGTACTCCAAACTCATGGGAGATGAGCCCGACCTGGACCCAGATATCAATAAGGACTTCTTTGAGAACAATGTGCTGCAGCTGGACCCTTCACTGCTCACAGAGAATggcatgaagtgctttgagcgGTTTTTTAAGGCAGTCAACTGCAGGGAAGGAAAGCTGGTGGCCAAACGCCGGGCCTACATGATGGATGACTTGGAGCTCATAGGCTTGGACTATCTTTGGAGG GTTGTGATTCAAGGAAGTGATGACATTGCTAGCCGAGCAATAGATTTGCTAAAAGAGATCTACACAAACCTTGGACCAAAACTGCAAGCCAATCAG GTTGAGATTCATGAAGATTTTATCCAGTCATGTTTTGATCGGCTGAAGGCATCCTATGACACTCTGTGTGTGCTGGACGGGGATAAGGACAGCATTAACTGTGCCAGGCAAGAGGCCATCCGTATGGTGCGTGTGCTGACTGTTCTGCGGGAGTACATCACTGAGTGTGACAGCGACTACCATGAGGAGCGAACCATCTTGCCCATGTCCAG aGCATGCAGGGGGAAGCACATAACCCTCATCGTGCGCTTCCCAAATCAAGGTCGCCAGTTGGATGACCTGGACATCTGGTCACATACCAACGACACGATCGGCTCAGTGCGCCGCAGCATCCTCAATCGCATAAAagcaaacagcacacacaccaagaTCGAATTGTTCATCGGAGGGGAGATTGTCGACCCTGCTGATGACCGGAAGTTAATAGGGCAGCTCAACCTCAAGGATAAAACG CTCATCACAGCCAAGCTTACCCAAGTCAGCGCCAACATGCCTTCAAGTCCTGACAGCTCCTCTGACTCCTCTACGGGCTCCCCCGGGAACCATGGCAACCACTACAGCGACGGGCCCAACCCTGAAGTGGAGAGCTGTCTTCCTGGAGTG ATCATGTCCCTACATCTGCGTTACATCTCCTTCCTGTGGCAAGTGGCAGACCTGGGCTGCAATCTGAACATGCCGCTCCTACGCGATGGTGCCCGGGTCCTCATGAAGCTCATGCCACCAG ACAGCAGTACAGTAGAGAGTCTGCGAGCGGTGTGCCTGGACCATGCCAAACTGGGAGAGAACAGTCTTAGTCCAACCCTGGACTCGCGTTTCTTCGGCCCGTCGCCTTCTCAAGTGCTCTACTTGatcgag GTGGTATATGCTTTGCTAATGCCAGCCAGTGGCACCCTAGGAGAAGATGCCAGTGACTTCCAGTACAATTTTTTGAAGAGCGGAGGCCTGCAGCTGGTTCTGAGCATGCTCACCAGAAATAACTTCCTGCCAAACGCTGATATGGAGACACGGAGGGGTGCCTACATCAATGCCCTAAAAATAGCCAAACTTTTGCTCACGGCTGTGGGATTCGGGCATGTGAAGGCAGTGGCTGAGGCCTGCCAGCCGCCAACGGAAGGCACAGTGCCTGTGTCACCA ATAAACCAGGCCACGCATGACCAGGCACTGGTGCTCCAGAATGCCCTGCAGAACATCCCCAACCCATCATCGGAGTGCATGTTACGCAATGTCTCCATCCACCTTGCACAGCAGATCTCGGATGAg AACTTCTTCCAGGCCTCAAAGTACATCCCTGACATCTGCGTGATCCGGGCAGTACAGAAGATCATCTGGGCTTCAGGCTGTGGCTCTGTGCAGCTGGTCTTCAGCTCCAACGAAGAAATCAGCAAGATCTATGAGAAG ACAAACGCTGGTAACGAGCCAGATATGGAGGATGAGCAGGTTTGCTGTGAGGCCTTGGAGGTCATGACCTTGTGTTTTGCCCTCATGCCTACTGCTCTAGATGCAATGAGTAAAGAAAAGGCCTGGCAGACGTTCATCATAGACCTTCTGCTTCACTGCCAGAGCAA GTCTGTTCGTCAGATGGCCCAAGAGCAGTTCTTCCTCATGGCCACAAGGTGTTGCATGGGGCACAGGCCACTTCTGTTTTTCATCACCCTCCTCTTCACAGTGTTAGGT AGTACCGCAAAAGAGCGGGCCAAGCACGCTGGAGATTATTTCACGCTTCTAAGGCACTTACTTAACTACGCTTATAACAGCAACATCAATCTCCCTAACGCTGAAGTCTTGCTCAACAATGAAATTGACTGGCTAAAGAGAATCAGG GACGAGATAAAGAGAACTGGAGAAACAGGAGTAGAGGAGACCATTTTGGAAGGTCACATTGGTGTCACCAAGGAGTTGCTGGCCTTTCAGACCCCTGAGAAGAAGTTCTACATTGGTTGTGAGAAGGGAGGAGCCAACCTTATCAAG GAACTGATAGATGACTTCATTTTCCCCGCATCTAATGTGTATCTGCAGTACATGAAGAGTGGCGAGTTCCCCACAGAGCAGGCCATCCCTGTGTGCAGCACTCCTGCCACGATTAACGCCGGCTTTGAGCTCCTTGTAGCACTTGCTGTCGGTTGTGTGCGCAACCTCAAGCAGATTGTGGATGTGCTGACTGAAATGTACTACACGG GTTGTGAAGCACTTACTGAATGGGAATACTTGCCACCAGTTGGTCCCAGACCCACCAAAGGGTTTGTGGGACTGAAGAATGCTGGTGCCACATGCTACATGAACTCGGTCATCCAGCAGCTCTACATGATCCCACCCATCAGGAACGGCATCCTGGCCATCGAGGGCACTGGCAGTGATGTTGATGATGACATGTCTGGGGATGAGAAGCAGGATAATGAG AACAATGTGGATCCACGAGATGAAGTGTTCAGCTACCACCATCAGTTCGATAAGCCATCGCTCAGCAAAGCGGAGGATCGGAAGGAGTACAATATTGGTGTTCTGCGGCACCTTCAGGTCATCTTTGGCCACTTGGCAGCCTCCAGACTCCAGTACTATGTGCCCAGAGGCTTCTGGAAGCAGTTCAG ACTGTGGGGTGAACCTGTGAACTTGCGTGAACAGCATGATGCCCTCGAGTTCTTTAACTCATTGGTGGACAGCCTGGATGAAGCTCTGAAGGCACTTGGCCACCCAGCCATGCTGAGCAAAGTTCTGGGGGGATCTTTTGCAGATCAGAAGATTTGCCAGGGTTGTCCTCACAG ATATGAATGTGAGGAGTCCTTCACAACACTTAATGTGGACATCAGAAACCATCAGAACCTCCTGGATTCAATGGAGCAGTATGTCAAAGGAGACTTACTTGAGGGGGCCAATGCCTACCACTGTGAAAAGTGCAACAAGAAG gtTGACACGGTCAAGCGTCTGCTCATCAAGAAACTGCCTCCAGTCTTGGCGATCCAGCTGAAGCGCTTTGACTACGACTGGGAGAGGGAGTGCGCCATCAAGTTCAATGACTATTTTGAGTTCCCACGCGAGTTGGACATGGAGCCCTACACTGTGGCTGGTGTGGCAAAGCTGGAGGGCTCAGACGTGAATCCTGAGAACCAGGTGATCCAGCAGAATGAGCCCTCGGACCCTGAGCCTCCTTGCAGCTCTCGCTATCGGTTAGTGGGGGTCCTGGTACACTCAGGCCAGGCGAGCGGTGGTCACTACTACTCCTACATCATCCAgagaggggagggtgggggaaGTGAGGGCGAGAGGAACCGGTGGTACAAATTTGACGATGGGGAGGTCACAGAGTGCAAAATGGATGACGACGAAGAGATGAAGAACCAGTGCTTTGGCGGGGAGTACATGGGTGAGGTGTTTGATCACATGATGAAGCGCATGTCCTACCGGCGGCAGAAGCGCTGGTGGAATGCCTACATCCTCTTCTACGAGCGCATAGACTCTCTGGACAAGGACAGCGAGCTGGTCAAGTACATCTCCGAACTGTCCTTCAGCAGCAAGCCACACCAGGTGAAGATGCCCGGCGCCATCGAGTGCAGCGTGCGGAAGCAGAACGTGCAGTTCATGCACAACCGCATGCAGTACAGCTTGGAATATTTCCAGTTTATAAAGAAACTCTTGACCTGTAACAGCGTCTACTTAAACCCACCTCCAG GGCAAGATCATCTTTTGCCTGAAGCAGAGGAGATTGCTATGATTAGCATACAGCTCGCTGCTAGGTTTCTTTTCAGCACAGGATTCCACACCAAGAAAGTAGTGCGTGGCCCTGCCAGTGATTG GTATGATGCCCTGTGCATCCTGCTTCGACACAGCAAGAATGTACGCTACTGGTTTGCACACAACGTCCTCTTCTCTTACACGAACCGCTTCTCAGAGTACCTGCTAGAGTGTCCCAGCGCAGAGGTCCGGGGTGCCTTTGCAAAGcttattgtatttattgcacATTTCTCCCTGCAAGACGGACCATGTCCCTCACCAGTTGCCTCACCAGGACCTTCTAGCCAG GCCTGTGATAACTTGAGCCTAAGTGACCACCTCTTGCGTGCTGTACTAAACCTGCTCAGGAGAGAGGTATCTGAACACGGTCGCCACCTACAGCAGTACTTCAACCTGTTTGTCATGTATGCCAACCTGG gtTTGGCAGAGAAAACTCAGCTGCTGAAGCTGAGCGTTCCTGCTACTTTCATGCTGGTGGctcttgatgaaggtcctggaCCGCCCATCAAGTACCAGTATGCAGAACTGGGCAAGCTGTTCACTGTGGTGTCTCAGCTGGTGCGCTGTTGTGACGTTACGTCACGCATGCAGTCCTCAATCAACG GCAACCCTCCTCTTCCAAACCCGTATGGTGACCCTAATATCACCCAGCCCATCATGCCTCTGCAGCAACTGGTTGCAGAAATTCTGTTTGTGCGAACCAGCTACGTCAAGAAGATCATTGAGGACTGCAGCAACTCTGAAGAAACAATCAAACTTCTGAGATTCTGCTGCTGGGAGAACCCCCAGTTCTCATCCACTGTGCTCAGTGAGCTGCTCTGGCAG GTGGCCTACTCCTACACTTACGAGCTTAGGCCATACTTGGACCTGCTCTTGCAGATCTTACTGATTGAGGACTCCTGGCAGACCCACAG GATCCACAATGTGTTGAAGGGGATTCCCGATGACCGAGATGGGCTCTTTGACACCATTCAGCGTTCCAAAAATCACTACCAAAAGAGAGCCTACCAGTGCATCAAATGCATGGTGGCTCTATTTAGTAATTGTTCGGTGGCTTACCAGATTCTTCAG agtAATGGTGACCTGAAGAGGAAATGGACTTGGGCTGTGGAGTGGCTAGGAGACGAATTGGAGCGCAGGCCTTACACTGGCAATGCCCAGTACACTTACAACAACTGGTCCCCTCCTGTCCAGAGCAACGAGACGTCCAATGGCTACTTCCTGGAGCGCTCGCACAGCGCACGCATGACTCTGGCCAAGGCCTGTGAGCTGTGCCCAGAGGAG TGTCACTTAACGAAGCACGAGGTGGTGTCTGAAGAGGATGCTGTCCGGAAGCCGTCCTCGCCTCAGCAGCTTTTGCCTGGAGAGGTGGcaggccagcagcagcacagt GAGCCTGATGAGCAGGAAGCCCCAGATGACCAGGACTCATCCCCTCCTGAAGAAACCTCCCTGTACCCAAACTCCCCTGGCACTCAGTATCAACAG AACAACCACCCCCATGGACAGCCCTACACCGggccagcagcacagcatatgaaCAACCCACAGCACCCGGGCCCACGAGCACAAGAGAACTGGGAGCCGCCCGAAGAGGTGCCACCCCAACAGACGAAGGAGTAG